The stretch of DNA AAagggaattttgtttttagtgaaTATACCTTCAATTCATCAATATCAACCTTGAGGAAAAGCACATTGGGGAGTTTCTTAGCCAAATCAGCAAAGAATGGAGCAATGAAACGACATGGTCCACACCAAGAAGCCGTGAAATCAACCACCACCTTCAACAATTTACCAtttcataaatcatatcataaaaattgaaaacattacaTGTCTCTACAGGTAACATACTGGGGGTCCCTAATTAAGTTTCATAGAAACATATATAGTCACTTGTACTCTAGTCATTATGATCTATCCATTGCATAGCGTCAATATGAGAGAGATCAAAGACTCATAAGAAAatccaaacaaatcaaaatctcaagtccataactcaacaaaaaaaactcaaaaattttgAGAGAAGGAAGATTACAAGAGTTTTGGAGTCGTTAGCCTTCTGGAGTTGCTCGTTCCATGACTCAACGGTGTGGCACGCGATCACTTGTCCCTCTTCCGAAGCCATCTTCTCtccgtctctctttctctgctcTGTTCTGTTTTCAATTATACTTAGCATGCGCTCGCTCACTTTTCACATATGTATCTCGTAGAGTCGCCTTACAAATCATAGTTTTTGCCAtcaata from Camelina sativa cultivar DH55 chromosome 9, Cs, whole genome shotgun sequence encodes:
- the LOC104711640 gene encoding thioredoxin H1, with protein sequence MLSIIENRTEQRKRDGEKMASEEGQVIACHTVESWNEQLQKANDSKTLVVVDFTASWCGPCRFIAPFFADLAKKLPNVLFLKVDIDELKSVASDWAIEAMPTFMFLKEGKILDKVVGARKDELQSTITKHLA